Sequence from the Ereboglobus luteus genome:
GTAATTGCGCCCGCCAGTTTGAGGTTTGCCCGCGTCGCAATCTTGAGTGTGAAAACACAAGGCCGCCAGTTTTGACCGCGCTTGGAAATTTGTCCCGCGCCATTCGGCAACCGCGTGTGTTTGCCGCGGTGGCGCTGGTTGTTTTGATTTCCGGCTTTGCGTGGACTTATTATGCCGGCCCCTCGCCGCGGGCTTGGTATCCGCCATGTCCGTTGCGCGCAACGACGGGTTTGCTTTGTCCGGGATGCGGATCGGCGCGCGTGGTCCATGATCTTGTCCACGGAAATCTGCGCGCCGCGTGCGGGCACAATATCCTTGTTGTTGTCGTCGCGCCGTTCCTCGCGATATGGACGGCACGTTCACTCTGGCGCGCCCTTCGGCGCAATCTTCCGCCGCTGCCGGTGCGAACCGGCCTGGCGCGTGTCGTGCTTGTTGTCGTTGTTGTTTTCATGATCGCGCGCAACCTTCCGTGGTGGCCGTTTGCGCTCCTGGCGCCCGGACCGTAGGTGCGTTCAAAAATATAGATGCGCTTATCCATCAAAACATTCTCGCCCTGAATGCCCAAACCCCGCTCTATTCAGCTTTTCATCGCACGATGATCGCGGCTGAACAGAATTCGGGACTCTCCAACCCCCAAAATACCGACTCCACCTCGTGGCGTCGTGATTTGACATGGCTCGCGCTTATTCTCGTGGTGTGGTTCGGCCTTTTTCTCGGCTCGCGGCCGCTCAGCAATCCCGACGAGGGGCGCTACACGGAAATCCCGCGCGAGATGGCCGCGACCAACGACTACGTGACTCCGCGCCTCAACGGCGTTAAGTATTTCGAGAAACCGCCGCTGCTCTACTGGCTCATCGCGCTCACCATCGAGGTTGCCGGCGTCAACGAATGGACGGCGCGCGCGTGGGTCGCCATTTTTGCGACGCTCGGCTGTCTCGCCACGTATGCCGCCGCGCGCGGGCTTTTCGGACGCGCCGCGGGCTGGTGGGCCGCCGTCGTGCTCGCGACGATGCTGCTCTACTACACGCTCAGCCGCGTTGTGATTCTCGACATGCCCGTGTCGGTTTTTGTCGCGACCGCGCTTTTCGCGTTTTTGTTCGGCATACGAGCGCCCGCCGGTCCCGGGCGCCGCTGGCTCTTCTGGGCGTTCTACGCGAGCATGGCGCTCGCCGTCCTCTCGAAAGGCCTCATCGGATTTCTCCTGCCGTGCACCGTCGCGTTTGTGTGGCTGCTCGTGTTCAACCAATGGAAACGCCTGCGCCCCTGCCATCCGTTCACCGGCGCGCTTATGCTGCTCGCCATCGCCGCGCCGTGGCACGTGCTCGCCGCGCGCGCCAACTCTGACTTCGCGCAATTCTATTTCATCCACGAGCACTGGACGCGTTTCACAACAACCGTGCACGAGCGTTACCAACCGTGGTGGTATTTCGCGCCCGTGCTGCTCGTCGGCATTTTTCCGTGGACCGTCTTTGCGTTCCAGACGCTTCGCGTAAACGTGCGCGGCGGCTGGCGCGCGATTCGCAACGAGCGCGCCGACGAGTGGTTCTTCATCGTGTGGGCCGTGGTGATTTTTCTCTTCTTCTCGAAATCACAGTCGAAACTCCCGCCCTACATCCTGCCGATATTTCCCGCCATCGCGGTGCTTATCGGCAAATGGCTTGCCGACGCGTGGCGCGCGCGCAAGGCGCCGGGATTGCGCGCCGGCCTCGCCACCTACGCGATCCTTTCCGCGCTGCTCGGTCTCGCGCTCGCGTTCTGGCCCCTTGTCTGGTCCGTGCCGGAGAAACACGCCGCGGCCACCAAACTCATCATCGGCGAGTCCATCTGGTTTGCCGTGATCTTCCTCGGCAGCGCCGCCGCGCTCGCCTGGTGCCTGCGCTGCGGAAAAATGCGCGGCGCCCTGGTCGTGATGACCGCCGGTTTCGCGCTCTGGCTCGCGTCGGGCAACCACCTCGGCGACGAACTCGACACGCGCTCCTCAAAACCGCTGTCACTCGAACTCGCCCGCCGCCTCGCGCCGGGCGACACCGTGTATTCAGTCGGTGAATACATTCAGGACGTCGCGCCCTACATCGGGCGCGAAATCTCCGTCGTCGATTATTTGGGCGAGCTCGAGTTCGGCGTGCGCGCCGAGCCGGAGAAGACCGACTCGCGCTTCATCGACAAGGCCGAGTTCACGCGCCGCTGGCTCGCCTTCGATTCGCGCGCCTACGCCATTGTGCGAAAACGCGCCGCCGATCGCTATTTCTCCTCGCTGCCGCACACCGTGGTCGGCGAAACCTCGCGCTACCTGCTCCTTGTAAACAAGCCCGACGCACAATAATCAACGCGCCCATGTTTTCCCAAACACAAAACATCCACGCAAACGCCTCCGCAGGGGCGCACCTTGCGTGCGCCCCATATCACGCATGAGCCCGACCGACGACACAAAGCCGTTTCTTCCTTTCACGCGTCCCGACATCGACGAGGAAACCATCGCCGGCGTCGCCGACGTGCTTCGCTCCGGCTGGATCACCTCGGGCCCGCAAGTGAAGGCTTTCGAGGCCACGCTTTCGCAACTTTTCGGCGGACGCCCCGTGCGCGCCTTCAACTCCGGCACCTGCACCATGGAAATCGCGCTGCGCATCGCGGGGGTGGGGGAGGGCGACGAGGTTATCACCACGCCGCTTTCGTGGATCGCCACAAGCAACGTCGTGCTCGAAACCGGCGCGAGCCCCGTCTTCATGGACATCGACCCGGTCACGCGCAACATCGACCTTGAAAAAATCGAGGCCGCCATCACGCCGCGCACCAAGGCGATCATCCCCGTTGATCTCGCCGGCCTGCCCGTTGACCGCGACCGCCTTCACGCCATCGCGCAAAAACACAATCTCCGCGTCGTCGAGGACGCAGCGCAAGCGGCCGGCTCCAAATGGCGCGGCAACCTCATCGGCACGAAAGCTGCGAGCCGCGATTTTGCCTCCTTCAGTTTTCATCCCAACAAAAATATAACCTCCATCGAGGGCGGCTGCCTCGTCCTCAACGACGAACGCGAGGCCGCGCTCGCCGAGCAATACCGGCTGCAAGGCGTCGTCCGCACCGGCTTCGACGGGATGGATGCCGAAGTGCTCGGCGGCAAATTCAACCTCACCGATGTCGCCGCCCGCGTCGGCCTTGGCCAGCTCCGCCGCCTCGACGAGTTCAACGCAAAACGCCGCGCCCTTGCGCAACACTATTTCAAGCTCCTCGACGCCCCCGCCGCGCGCGCCCTCAACCTCGGCCTGCCGCCCGCCGATTTTGAGAACAGCAACTGGCACATGTTTCAAGTGGTGCTCCCCGAGGGTCCCGGCTGTCTCACGCGCGCGCAAGTGATGGAGAAAATGCGTGCCGCGAATATCGGAACGGGAGTCCATTACCCGCCCATCCACCTCTTCACGCTCTATCGCAATCTCGGCTGGAAGCCCGGCGATTTCCCCAACGCCGAACGCATCGGCCGCACGATCCTCACGCTCCCGCTGTTCCCCGCGATGACCGCCGATGATGTCGGGCGCGTGGTCGCGACGTTGGGAGAAATTTTGCAGAAAAAATAAACCGCTAATGGACGCGAATAGACGCGAAAATTTTCAAGTCATGAATAGCCGCCAAAAGGCACAAGAGGCACCAAGAGAAAAAGGATTGTTTGGTTTTGCGCCTTTTTGCGGTTATTCATTCAGTCTTTCATTGGCATTTATTCGCGTTCATTCGCGTCCATTAGCGGTTAAAAATTATGAGCACTAATTCCTCCGCCTCCCTCACCCAAACGCCCTTTGCGCCGCCGTCCCTCGATGTCTCCATCGTCATTCCTGTTTACAACGAACAGGGCAACCTGCCGCTTTTGTTTCAACGGCTTTATCCCGTGCTCGACGCGCTCGGACGCAGCTACGAAGTCGTTTTCACCAACGACGGCAGCGTGGATGCGTCCATCGAGCTGCTCACCGAGCAGTTCAACGCGCGTCCCGATGTCACGCGCGTGATCGACTTCAACGGCAACTACGGCCAGCACATGGCGATCATGGCGGCGTTCGAACGCGTGCGCGGCAACGTGGTCGTTACGCTTGACGCCGACCTGCAAAACCCGCCCGAGGAAATCCCGAAACTTTTGGAGAAAACCGACGCCGGCTACGATTGTGTCGGCGGCGTGCGCCAGAACCGGCAGGACAGTATTTTCCGCCGCTACGCCTCGATGTTCGTGAACTTTGTGCGCCGCAGCTCGACGAGCATTGAGATGACCGATCAAGGCTGCATGTTGCGCGCCTACAGCCGCGCCGTTGTCGAGGGCATCGTGCGCAGCGGGGCGATCAACACATTCCTCCCCGCGCTCGCCTACACGCTCGCCAAAAATCCGACCGAGGTGCCCGTCGCGCACGAGGAACGGCACGCCGGCGTGTCGAATTATTCGCTCGGAAAACTCATCCGTTTGAACTTCGACCTTATCACGGCGTTCACGACGGTTCCTCTTCAACTGTTCACCATGCTCGCGATGGCGTGCTCGGCGGGCAGCCTCCTGCTCGTCTGTGTGCTCGCCTTCCGCCGCATCTTTCTCGGCGCCGAGGCCGAGGGCCTGTTCACCCTTTTCGGAATTTTATTCTTCCTCGTCAGCGTCTGCATGGTCGGCATCGGAATCATCGGCGAATACGTGGGAAGGACGTATCAAGTGGTGAGGGGGCGGACGAGGTATCAGGTGAATCGGGTGCTGGAGAATAATCTGACGCATGAAGGAGGAAATTCCAAATTCCAGTGATCAAATTCCAATAAAATTCCAAAATCCAAATACCAAACCCTCTATGCCACATGAGTGAAAACCTTGAAGAACGCACGGAGAAATTTGCGGTTGCGGTCAGGACATTTGTGAGGGCGTTGCCGCGCACGGTTTCCAACATCGAGGATGTCAAACAACTCGTGAGAGCGTCGGGTTCGGTGGCTGCAAATTATATCGAGGCCAATGAATCGCTTGGAGGGAGAGACAAGCTGCTGCATTTCAAAATATGCCGAAAGGAGGCCAAGGAGTCCGGCCTTTGGCTGCGGCTTGTTCATGTGGGCGACAATAATGCACCACTTGAAAACCAACGACAGATTCTGCGCCAAGAAGCACGCGAACTCACACTGATATTCGCCGCCATCTTGAGAAACATGGAGTAATCTAATGCATGCATTGATAATTGGAATTTCGTTGGCATCTGATCACTGGAATCTGAAATTTCTCCCATGAAGCCTCGCATTCTCTTCCTCGGTTATAGCGAAGTCGGCTACGAGAGCCTCTCGCTCTTGCTTTCCCGGGGCGACAACGTCGTCGCACTCGTCACGCACGAAGACAATCCGGACGAAAAAATCTGGTTCAAAACCCCGGCTGTTGCCGTTCGCGAACACAAATCGACCATTCCCGTTTTTGCTCCCGCTTCCATAAACACCCCGAATGGCTCGCGCGCATACGCGACGAAATCCGGCCCGACCTGATCCTCTCCGTTTATTATCGCAATATGGTCGGCGAACGCATCCTCGCGCTTCCGCGCCTCGGCGCGTTCAACATGCACGGCTCGCTCCTTCCCAAATATCGCGGACGCGCCCCTATCAACTGGGCCGTTCTCAATGGCGAGCCGCGCATTGGCATGACGCTTCACAAAATGGTCGGGCGCGCCGATGCGGGCGACATCGTTGACCAGCAAGGCGTGGATATCGGCCCGCGTGATACCGCCGAGCAGGCCTTTCGCAAAGTCCTCCCTTGCGCGCGCGCCATTCTCTCCCGCCAAATCGACGCGCTCCTCGCAGGCACCGCCCAAGCCACGCCGCAGGACGAATCGCAAGCGACCTATTTCGGCGGACGAAAACCCGAGGACGGACGTATCCAATGGACGGATACAAGCGCGCAAATCTTCAACCTAATCCGCGCCGTCACCGATCCCTACCCCGGCGCGTTCACAGATGTTCGTGACGCGGGCGACCAGCCTGCGGATTCGAAAACTTCTCCCCGCCTCATGGTCTGGTGGGCCGAACAAATCGCCGCGCCGCGCCGCGCCGCGCCCGGCGAAATCCTCTCACTCTCCCCGCTCGTCGTCGCCGCCGCCGACGGCGCGCTCGAGCTCACCCGCACCGAATGGCGGGGCGCAGCCGCGGCCCCGTTGCAAATCGGACAAATCTTATAACAAGCTCGCCCCGCCCCGCGCCCTTGCCTTACTTTCTAATTCCTAATTTCTAATTCTTACTTTCCCATCATGCCACTCAAAGTCCTCATCCTCGGTGCCAACGGATTTATCGGAAGCTGCCTCACCGCCGCGATCCTCCAGCAAAAAGACTGGGAGGTTTACGGCATGGACATCGGTGACAACAAACTCATCGGCAGCCTCGGCAACCCGCGCTTTAAATTTGTCGAGGGCGACATCACCATCAACCGCGAGTGGATCGAGTATCACGTGAAAAAATGCGACGTCGTCATCCCGCTCGTCGCCATCGCGAACCCGAAGCAATACGTGCTCGCGCCGTTGCGCGTGTTCGAACTCGATTTCGAGGCCAACCTCGAGATTGTGCGCAAATGTGTTAAATACAAAAAGCGCGTCCTCTTCCCCTCGACCTCCGAAGTTTACGGCATGAGCCCCGACGCCGTGCTCGACGAAACGACCACGAACCCCGTTTACGGCCCCATCGACAAGCAGCGCTGGATCTACGCCTGCTCGAAACAACTCCTCGACCGCGTCATCTACGCCTACGGCATCCACGAAAACCTCGACTACACGCTTTTCCGCCCCTTCAACTGGATCGGCCCGAAACTCGACAACGTTTTCGAAGCGAAGGAGGGTAGCTCGCGCCTTTTCACGCAGTTCATCAGCAACGTGATTTTCAAGAAGCCGCTCCAGCTCGTCGATGGCGGCGCGCAAAGCCGCTCGTTCACCTACATCGACGACGGTGTGGATTGCCTGATGCGCATCATTGAAAACAAAAACGGAGCCGCCTCGCGCCGCATTTTCAACATCGGCAACCCGGCCAACAACGTCAGTGTCGCCGACCTTGCAAAAATCGTGATCGAAATCTTCCGCGAATACCCCGCCTGGCGCGAGCACGCCGATCATGCAAAAATCGAAGTGGTTTCATCCGGCGAATATTTCGGCAAACATTATCAGGACATCCAGACGCGCGTTCCCTCGATCAATGCCGCGAAGGAAGCCCTCGGCTGGGAGCCCAAAACCGACCTCGCCACGGCGATTCGCCTGACCCTCGACTACCACCTCGCCCAAAAAGACCACGACCTCGGCGCGCAAAATTGAGTTGGAAATGTGGCTCTACAGAGTCGCGTCATAAAATTTCGCATGCCCAAACTCGCCCTGAAAATTGATGTTGATACGGAACGCGGGACGCGTGTCGGCGTGCCGGCGCTGGTTGCGCTGCTGCGCGAGTTTGAAGCGTCGGCGTGTTTTTTGTTTTCGCTCGGGCCGGACAATACGGGCAAGGCGATCAGGCGCGTGTTTCGCCCGGGTTTTTTTAAGAAGGTCAGCCGCACGTCCGTTGTGAGCATGTATGGCGTGCGGACGCTGCTCAACGGCACGTTGCTGCCCGCGCCGCACATCGGGCGCAAACACGCGGGCGTCATGCGCGCGGTGCGCGAGGCGGGGTTCGAGACGGGCATCCATTGCAACGACCATTTTCGCTGGCAGGATTACGTGCGCACCATGCCGCTCGAAAAGGTGCGCGCGGAGTTCGGTGCCGCGCGCTCCGAATACGAGCGCGTCTTCGGCACACGCGCGCTCACCGCGGGCGCGCCGGGCTGGCAGACGTGCGTGAACGCGCGCCAAGTTTACGACGAGGCGGACTTGCTTTACTCAAGCGACACGCGTGGACGCGCGCCGTTTTTTCCGCGCATCGACGGGCGCGTTTTTAACACGCTCGAAATCCCGAGCACGCTGCCGACGTTCGACGAATTGCTGGGGCGTCCCGAGTTTCCCGACGACAAGATCGTGGCGCACTACATGAGCCTGTTGCGCGAGGATGCGTTGAATGTGTTCACGCTGCACGCCGAGATCGAGGGCATGATGAAGGCGCCGCTTTTTCGCGCGCTGCTCGAGGCCTGCCGCGAGGCGGGCGTGGAGTTTGTCCGCCTCGACGATTGCGCGCGCGAGTTGCTCAAAACCCGCGGGACAATTCCCGTGCGCGACATCGTCATGGCAGAGATCGACGGGCGCTCGGGGTTCGTCGCGACGGAGGGTGAATAGCGCGGTCGCGGTGGCCGGTTACTGGTTTCTCGGCCAGCTTATTTTAAATCATACCGAAGAAGCGCCGCGTTTTTGTTCTCCTCGGTTACGAAGATGGTTTTTCCGTCGCTCGAAAAACACGCGGCCTCGGCCTGGCCGAGTTTGTGCGGGGGCAGCACGAGCGGGTTGCGCACGAGCGCGGAGAACCAACTTTCGCCTTCGCGTCGCGCATATAAAAGCACGTTGCCGTAGGTCAGCACGACCGCCGAGCGTCCGTCGGGCGAAAAATCCATTCCGGTCGGTTGTCCGCGGAAGCGTCCCGTCGGCACGGGCAGCAGGTTTTGCACGGACGATGTTTGGGGCAACAGGGCGATTTTTCCCAACTCCCACGCAATTTGCGGCACGCCTGCGGCCTCCGGTTTTAGCGGCACGGAGAACAGGCGGTTCGGTGTTTCGCGTTTTGTCAGCAGGTAGATTTTTCCGTCGCTTCCGTCGCCTTTTGCGCCCGGATCGACCGCCACCGCCTCGCAGTCGTGCGGTTTGTCGGGATACAAGATCGGCACGTTCCACGCCACTTGCACCACGAGTTCTTTTGCCGGGGAAAGTTGCGCGATGTCCGGTTCCTCGATCACGTAGAGGCTGCAGTTTTTTCGCCTCGCGTTGTTGTCACCCGTGTCGGCCACGAGCAGATAGGCGCGTCCGCCGATTGTGAACGAGGCCATGTCCTCCCAGTCGATGTTGTCCGCGCCCGCGAGCCAGACTGAGCCGAGAAAACGGCCGTCGGTTCCGATCGCATAGAGCACGGGATCGTTGCCGCTGTCGTTGTGCGTCCAGAGCACGCCGTTTGTTTTTCGCGACGCCGCCAGCCCGCTTGCCTCGTTGATTTTCGGGTTGGCGAGTTTGCCGGCGCGCACGATCTCCGCCGATGTGAATTGGCCGCCCGCGGCAGTCGCAGCCGGAGCCGGCGCGCGCGGACAGCCGGCGTGTATCAACAAAATGGATACGCACATCGCGCGCGCAAAAATTCCGAGGCCGCGCGCGTGTGTGTTGCCCGAGCCCTCGTCTTTTTCCGCCGAAGCCATGCCCGTGGCGTTCACGATCAATACGCGCCCGGCGCCTTTGCCGCCGCGCCGCCCTTGAACTCGGTGAGCAGCGCGCCCGCGTTTGAGGTGCCGAGTCGTGACGCGCCCGCTTCGATCAGGGCGAGGGCGTCCGTTAGCGTTTTGATGCCGCCCGCCGCCTTCAATTTGATTCGCCAGCCGTTCAGGTCGCGTCGGTTTTTTGCCCACAGTTCGATCTGTTCGCGTTTCGCACCCGCGGAGCCGAACCCAGTGGATGTTTTGATAAAATCCGCGCCGGCATC
This genomic interval carries:
- a CDS encoding glycosyltransferase family 39 protein; amino-acid sequence: MIAAEQNSGLSNPQNTDSTSWRRDLTWLALILVVWFGLFLGSRPLSNPDEGRYTEIPREMAATNDYVTPRLNGVKYFEKPPLLYWLIALTIEVAGVNEWTARAWVAIFATLGCLATYAAARGLFGRAAGWWAAVVLATMLLYYTLSRVVILDMPVSVFVATALFAFLFGIRAPAGPGRRWLFWAFYASMALAVLSKGLIGFLLPCTVAFVWLLVFNQWKRLRPCHPFTGALMLLAIAAPWHVLAARANSDFAQFYFIHEHWTRFTTTVHERYQPWWYFAPVLLVGIFPWTVFAFQTLRVNVRGGWRAIRNERADEWFFIVWAVVIFLFFSKSQSKLPPYILPIFPAIAVLIGKWLADAWRARKAPGLRAGLATYAILSALLGLALAFWPLVWSVPEKHAAATKLIIGESIWFAVIFLGSAAALAWCLRCGKMRGALVVMTAGFALWLASGNHLGDELDTRSSKPLSLELARRLAPGDTVYSVGEYIQDVAPYIGREISVVDYLGELEFGVRAEPEKTDSRFIDKAEFTRRWLAFDSRAYAIVRKRAADRYFSSLPHTVVGETSRYLLLVNKPDAQ
- a CDS encoding 4-deoxy-4-formamido-L-arabinose-phosphoundecaprenol deformylase, with amino-acid sequence MPKLALKIDVDTERGTRVGVPALVALLREFEASACFLFSLGPDNTGKAIRRVFRPGFFKKVSRTSVVSMYGVRTLLNGTLLPAPHIGRKHAGVMRAVREAGFETGIHCNDHFRWQDYVRTMPLEKVRAEFGAARSEYERVFGTRALTAGAPGWQTCVNARQVYDEADLLYSSDTRGRAPFFPRIDGRVFNTLEIPSTLPTFDELLGRPEFPDDKIVAHYMSLLREDALNVFTLHAEIEGMMKAPLFRALLEACREAGVEFVRLDDCARELLKTRGTIPVRDIVMAEIDGRSGFVATEGE
- a CDS encoding four helix bundle protein; this translates as MSENLEERTEKFAVAVRTFVRALPRTVSNIEDVKQLVRASGSVAANYIEANESLGGRDKLLHFKICRKEAKESGLWLRLVHVGDNNAPLENQRQILRQEARELTLIFAAILRNME
- a CDS encoding formyltransferase family protein; this translates as MRDEIRPDLILSVYYRNMVGERILALPRLGAFNMHGSLLPKYRGRAPINWAVLNGEPRIGMTLHKMVGRADAGDIVDQQGVDIGPRDTAEQAFRKVLPCARAILSRQIDALLAGTAQATPQDESQATYFGGRKPEDGRIQWTDTSAQIFNLIRAVTDPYPGAFTDVRDAGDQPADSKTSPRLMVWWAEQIAAPRRAAPGEILSLSPLVVAAADGALELTRTEWRGAAAAPLQIGQIL
- a CDS encoding DUF2752 domain-containing protein; amino-acid sequence: MALVVLISGFAWTYYAGPSPRAWYPPCPLRATTGLLCPGCGSARVVHDLVHGNLRAACGHNILVVVVAPFLAIWTARSLWRALRRNLPPLPVRTGLARVVLVVVVVFMIARNLPWWPFALLAPGP
- a CDS encoding bifunctional UDP-4-keto-pentose/UDP-xylose synthase, coding for MPLKVLILGANGFIGSCLTAAILQQKDWEVYGMDIGDNKLIGSLGNPRFKFVEGDITINREWIEYHVKKCDVVIPLVAIANPKQYVLAPLRVFELDFEANLEIVRKCVKYKKRVLFPSTSEVYGMSPDAVLDETTTNPVYGPIDKQRWIYACSKQLLDRVIYAYGIHENLDYTLFRPFNWIGPKLDNVFEAKEGSSRLFTQFISNVIFKKPLQLVDGGAQSRSFTYIDDGVDCLMRIIENKNGAASRRIFNIGNPANNVSVADLAKIVIEIFREYPAWREHADHAKIEVVSSGEYFGKHYQDIQTRVPSINAAKEALGWEPKTDLATAIRLTLDYHLAQKDHDLGAQN
- a CDS encoding DegT/DnrJ/EryC1/StrS family aminotransferase, which gives rise to MSPTDDTKPFLPFTRPDIDEETIAGVADVLRSGWITSGPQVKAFEATLSQLFGGRPVRAFNSGTCTMEIALRIAGVGEGDEVITTPLSWIATSNVVLETGASPVFMDIDPVTRNIDLEKIEAAITPRTKAIIPVDLAGLPVDRDRLHAIAQKHNLRVVEDAAQAAGSKWRGNLIGTKAASRDFASFSFHPNKNITSIEGGCLVLNDEREAALAEQYRLQGVVRTGFDGMDAEVLGGKFNLTDVAARVGLGQLRRLDEFNAKRRALAQHYFKLLDAPAARALNLGLPPADFENSNWHMFQVVLPEGPGCLTRAQVMEKMRAANIGTGVHYPPIHLFTLYRNLGWKPGDFPNAERIGRTILTLPLFPAMTADDVGRVVATLGEILQKK
- a CDS encoding glycosyltransferase: MSTNSSASLTQTPFAPPSLDVSIVIPVYNEQGNLPLLFQRLYPVLDALGRSYEVVFTNDGSVDASIELLTEQFNARPDVTRVIDFNGNYGQHMAIMAAFERVRGNVVVTLDADLQNPPEEIPKLLEKTDAGYDCVGGVRQNRQDSIFRRYASMFVNFVRRSSTSIEMTDQGCMLRAYSRAVVEGIVRSGAINTFLPALAYTLAKNPTEVPVAHEERHAGVSNYSLGKLIRLNFDLITAFTTVPLQLFTMLAMACSAGSLLLVCVLAFRRIFLGAEAEGLFTLFGILFFLVSVCMVGIGIIGEYVGRTYQVVRGRTRYQVNRVLENNLTHEGGNSKFQ